Proteins co-encoded in one Jeotgalibacillus malaysiensis genomic window:
- a CDS encoding quinone oxidoreductase — protein sequence MAFKAVMVDLKGDQVEAKVKDISEDQLPKGEVLIKVAYSSVNFKDGLAGLKDGKIVQSYPFIPGIDLSGTVESSDDSRFQKGDKVIATSYDIGVTHFGGYSEYARIPADWVVPLPEGLSLREAMIFGTAGFTAGLSVHRLEKEDVTPDAGDVLVTGATGGVGSMAVAMLATKGYQVTGSTGKSSEFEYLKSLGAAHVISRDEVYDGGKIRPLDKGIWAGAVDPVGGDSLASVLSKMKQNGSVAVSGLTGGTKVPATVHPFILRGVSLLGVDSAYCAMPLREKVWKRLDSDLKPENLEDMVDREVELQDVPQAMADIIESKIRGRVLVKVAGE from the coding sequence ATGGCTTTTAAAGCAGTAATGGTTGATTTAAAAGGTGATCAGGTAGAGGCGAAGGTGAAGGACATTTCAGAAGACCAGCTTCCAAAAGGAGAAGTGCTGATTAAGGTTGCTTACTCAAGTGTGAACTTTAAAGACGGGCTTGCGGGGTTAAAAGACGGTAAGATTGTTCAGTCATATCCATTTATACCGGGAATTGACCTGTCTGGTACGGTGGAATCTTCAGATGACAGCCGTTTTCAAAAAGGGGATAAGGTTATCGCAACGAGCTATGATATTGGTGTTACGCACTTTGGTGGATATAGTGAGTATGCGCGGATCCCTGCAGATTGGGTAGTGCCGCTGCCTGAAGGACTTTCCTTACGTGAGGCAATGATTTTCGGGACGGCAGGCTTCACGGCAGGGCTATCTGTACATAGGCTTGAAAAGGAAGACGTCACACCTGACGCAGGGGATGTGCTTGTGACCGGTGCAACGGGTGGTGTCGGCAGTATGGCGGTTGCGATGCTTGCGACAAAAGGGTATCAGGTCACTGGCAGTACAGGGAAGTCTTCAGAGTTTGAATATCTGAAATCACTTGGTGCTGCTCACGTGATTTCACGTGATGAAGTCTATGACGGCGGTAAGATCAGGCCGCTTGATAAAGGGATCTGGGCAGGCGCTGTCGATCCTGTAGGAGGGGACAGTCTGGCATCTGTTTTAAGTAAGATGAAGCAAAATGGATCCGTTGCAGTGAGCGGACTGACAGGTGGAACGAAGGTGCCTGCTACTGTTCATCCATTTATCCTGCGCGGTGTGAGTCTGCTTGGAGTGGATTCTGCGTACTGTGCCATGCCGCTCCGCGAAAAGGTCTGGAAGCGACTTGATTCTGATCTTAAGCCCGAGAACCTTGAAGATATGGTCGATCGTGAAGTAGAGCTTCAGGATGTACCGCAGGCGATGGCGGATATCATTGAAAGTAAGATCAGAGGCCGCGTACTTGTAAAAGTGGCGGGAGAATAA
- a CDS encoding oligopeptide/dipeptide ABC transporter, ATP-binding protein domain protein, producing MSGQKLLEVTDLKKHFDLGKNQLLKAVDGISFDVHKGETLGLVGESGCGKSTTGRTVMGLYNRTEGAVTFDGKDVHSMSEKDRFDFLRNMQMIFQDPYASLNPRSTVLEIISEPMEIHGLYKNQKEMKEKVYQLLEDVGLNRDHANRYPHEFSGGQRQRIGIARALALDPDFIVADEPISALDVSVQAQVVNLLKSLQEEKGLTYLFIAHDLSMVKHISDRIGVMYLGRMMELTTSEKLYDEPLHPYTKALMSAIPIPDPDVEESRERILLEGELPSPINPPSGCVFRTRCPVATAHCAEAVPEWREVRPGHFAACHYAE from the coding sequence GTAACAGACCTGAAAAAACACTTTGATCTCGGAAAAAACCAGCTGTTAAAAGCGGTAGACGGGATCAGCTTTGACGTACATAAAGGGGAAACGCTTGGACTCGTAGGAGAATCAGGCTGCGGCAAATCAACAACAGGACGCACAGTCATGGGGTTATACAACCGGACTGAAGGTGCAGTGACATTTGACGGGAAAGATGTGCACAGCATGTCTGAGAAAGACCGATTCGATTTCTTGCGCAACATGCAGATGATTTTTCAGGATCCTTACGCTTCACTAAATCCGAGATCAACTGTCCTTGAAATTATTTCAGAACCGATGGAAATTCACGGTCTTTATAAAAATCAGAAAGAAATGAAGGAAAAGGTGTATCAGCTCCTTGAAGATGTGGGACTGAACCGCGATCACGCCAACCGCTACCCGCACGAATTCTCAGGCGGTCAGCGTCAGAGAATCGGAATCGCACGCGCACTTGCGCTCGATCCTGACTTTATCGTAGCGGATGAGCCGATCTCAGCGCTTGATGTATCCGTGCAGGCACAGGTTGTCAATCTGCTGAAATCACTCCAGGAGGAAAAAGGGCTGACTTATTTATTTATCGCCCATGATCTTTCGATGGTCAAGCACATTTCAGACCGGATCGGCGTTATGTACCTTGGTCGCATGATGGAGCTCACGACAAGTGAGAAGCTCTATGACGAGCCGCTCCATCCATATACAAAAGCACTGATGTCAGCGATCCCGATCCCGGACCCGGATGTAGAGGAGTCACGCGAGCGGATTCTGCTTGAAGGTGAACTGCCGAGTCCGATCAATCCGCCATCAGGCTGCGTCTTCAGAACGCGCTGTCCGGTCGCGACAGCACATTGCGCTGAAGCTGTTCCGGAGTGGCGCGAAGTACGCCCGGGACACTTTGCTGCATGCCATTACGCAGAGTGA
- a CDS encoding 3-methyladenine DNA glycosylase — MMQLLDQTFYEKNALLLAESLLGKLLVKDTPEGRASGIIVETEAYMGADDRAAHSYGNRRTRRTEIMFGKAGSVYTYQMHTHTLVNVVAAEVDTPQAVLIRAVEPVEGLDLMEKRRPGRKQVEWTNGPGKLTKALGIAMSDYGSHYTVPPLQIFEGWSHDFEIVTGPRIGIDNTGEAKHYPWRFFVKGNRYISR, encoded by the coding sequence ATGATGCAGCTGCTGGATCAGACTTTTTATGAGAAAAATGCGCTTTTGCTTGCTGAATCTCTGCTCGGGAAGCTGCTGGTAAAGGATACCCCTGAGGGCAGGGCTTCGGGGATCATTGTGGAGACTGAGGCGTATATGGGGGCTGATGATCGTGCGGCGCACAGTTATGGGAACCGAAGGACGCGCCGGACTGAGATTATGTTTGGGAAGGCGGGTTCTGTTTATACGTATCAGATGCATACGCATACGCTTGTCAATGTGGTGGCGGCTGAGGTGGATACACCACAGGCCGTGTTGATCCGTGCGGTGGAGCCGGTTGAGGGACTTGATTTAATGGAAAAAAGGCGCCCTGGCAGAAAGCAGGTTGAGTGGACGAATGGTCCGGGTAAGCTGACGAAGGCGCTTGGTATTGCGATGAGTGATTACGGCTCGCATTATACAGTGCCGCCGCTGCAGATTTTTGAAGGCTGGTCGCATGATTTTGAGATCGTAACCGGTCCAAGGATCGGCATTGATAATACAGGTGAAGCGAAGCATTATCCGTGGCGGTTTTTTGTAAAAGGAAACCGGTATATTTCGCGTTAA
- a CDS encoding membrane protein — protein sequence MEKRPKNNGLRLLAAIVFGMAGVFFVIIGSLFLLFESGQRAVVILIATSIAVYLLFILRLFRLVQGRKFAYSAAGIAAAVLITVGSIAAYDTYLESITNSAEVDLRAHEPFESGTKAVSMPKEASLHLEDDLPELDGATALYPLYSAFVQAVYPEDDYPHVGKSNQTVMSTQTDNAYKRLIEEEADIIFVAGPSKRQELAAERAGHEFEMTPIGREAFVFFVNAKNPVDSLTIEEIQGIYSGKITNWQEVGGENEEIQAFQRPEDSGSQTALEKLMGDIPIMEAPGEEIVTGMGGIIKETSDYRNHGNAIGFSYRFFSTEMVRNGDIKLIAIEEVKPSAESIRDNSYPLSAEFYAITVGKRTENEQKMIDWILSDEGQWVVEETGYVSVE from the coding sequence CAGGAGTCTTTTTTGTGATCATCGGCAGTCTCTTTCTGTTATTCGAAAGCGGTCAGCGTGCAGTCGTTATTCTGATCGCCACCAGTATTGCCGTTTACCTGTTATTTATTTTAAGGCTTTTCCGTCTGGTTCAGGGTAGAAAATTCGCATATTCAGCTGCAGGCATTGCAGCAGCCGTTTTGATTACAGTCGGCAGTATCGCTGCTTATGATACCTACCTTGAAAGTATTACGAATTCAGCAGAAGTGGACCTGAGAGCTCATGAACCATTTGAATCGGGCACGAAAGCTGTCTCAATGCCTAAGGAAGCATCACTTCATTTAGAGGACGATCTCCCTGAATTAGACGGTGCAACAGCACTTTATCCACTGTATTCAGCTTTTGTTCAGGCAGTCTATCCTGAAGACGATTATCCACATGTGGGTAAATCCAATCAGACAGTGATGTCCACACAGACGGATAATGCCTACAAGCGGCTGATTGAGGAAGAAGCGGATATTATTTTCGTAGCAGGCCCTTCCAAAAGGCAGGAACTTGCAGCTGAACGTGCAGGTCACGAATTTGAGATGACACCGATCGGACGTGAAGCTTTCGTCTTTTTTGTCAATGCGAAAAATCCGGTTGATTCTCTGACGATTGAAGAAATTCAGGGCATTTACTCCGGAAAGATCACCAATTGGCAGGAAGTCGGTGGTGAGAATGAAGAGATTCAGGCTTTTCAGCGACCTGAAGATAGCGGCAGTCAGACTGCACTTGAAAAACTGATGGGTGACATTCCGATTATGGAAGCCCCTGGTGAAGAAATCGTCACCGGAATGGGCGGGATCATCAAAGAAACATCTGATTACCGTAACCACGGCAATGCGATCGGCTTTTCTTACAGATTCTTTTCCACAGAAATGGTGAGAAATGGGGATATCAAGCTGATTGCGATTGAAGAAGTTAAGCCGTCAGCGGAATCCATCCGCGATAACAGTTATCCGCTTTCGGCAGAATTTTATGCGATTACAGTAGGTAAACGCACTGAAAACGAACAGAAGATGATCGACTGGATTTTGTCTGATGAAGGTCAGTGGGTTGTAGAGGAAACCGGTTATGTGAGTGTGGAGTAA
- a CDS encoding cold-shock protein, translated as MNEGTVKWFNAEKGFGFIEVDGGEDVFVHFSAITGEGFKTLEEGQKVSFEITQGNRGDQAANVVKL; from the coding sequence ATGAACGAAGGTACAGTAAAATGGTTTAACGCAGAAAAAGGATTTGGCTTCATCGAAGTAGACGGCGGCGAAGATGTATTCGTACACTTCTCAGCTATCACTGGCGAAGGATTCAAAACTCTTGAAGAAGGTCAAAAAGTTAGCTTTGAAATCACTCAAGGCAACCGTGGCGACCAAGCTGCTAACGTTGTAAAATTATAA